TCGGATCCTCCATGACTGAGCCTCGTCTGACATTCCTTGACCAGAATGAATGGGAAAACTGGTTGACGCAAAACGGCGGTACCTCGACCGGGATATGGCTGCGCCTTGCCAAAAAGGGCGCCGGGCAGCCAACCTTGACTTACGAACAGGCGCTGGAAAGTGCCCTTTGTCATGGCTGGATCGACGGTCAAAAACAGACTGAAAGTGAAGAGTACTGGTTGCAACGCTTCACTCGACGCTCGGCAAAAAGTATCTGGTCCAGGCTCAACAAAGACCGGGCCGAAGCGCTGATCGCCGCAGGCAGAATGCTTCCTTCGGGCATGCGAGAAATCGAGAAAGCCAAAGAGGATGGGCGCTGGGAGGCTGCCTATACGTCGGCCAGCAACTCGGTCGTGCCGGACGACCTGCAGGCCGCACTGGATGCCAATCTCAAGGCCAGCGCGTTCTTTGCGACGCTGAACAGCCGAAACCGCTACGCTATCCTGTTTCGGATACAGAATGCCAAAAAGCCCGCAACACGGGTGCGCAAGATTGAGGAGTTCATCGGCATGCTGAATCGCGGCGAAACCATTTATCCCTAGACCAGGAAGTTCGACAGGCGGCGAGCATCGCCGGACGATGCCGCGCTCAGGGCGGGCAACCCGCAGCGTTCTCCACGCCTTAGCGCTGGCGAGCGTCGATCAATGCTGGCTTACGGTTTATTTATCTCTTTGGCCGCTAT
Above is a window of Caballeronia sp. SBC1 DNA encoding:
- a CDS encoding YdeI family protein, translated to MTEPRLTFLDQNEWENWLTQNGGTSTGIWLRLAKKGAGQPTLTYEQALESALCHGWIDGQKQTESEEYWLQRFTRRSAKSIWSRLNKDRAEALIAAGRMLPSGMREIEKAKEDGRWEAAYTSASNSVVPDDLQAALDANLKASAFFATLNSRNRYAILFRIQNAKKPATRVRKIEEFIGMLNRGETIYP